In the genome of Sardina pilchardus chromosome 14, fSarPil1.1, whole genome shotgun sequence, one region contains:
- the thnsl2 gene encoding threonine synthase-like 2, with the protein MRYCSTRGGTQGWDFRQVLFSGYAPDGGMFMPETVPALTPETLRSWAPLSYPQLVCEVLSLFIPQQLVPRTDLQGLISDALSKFAVPGAVSIAKLKDGLSILELFHGETLAFKDLAMTCTVRLLEYFLHKESRRATILVGTSGDTGGAAICSAGGLRGVDMVVVFPRGRITPVQERQMTTHLQDNVHVLAADGTSDDIDVPLRRLFADQQLVQQHGLMSLNSVNMARILAQIAHFLYAYLQLSGIQQTRAGEPLPVLEVVVPTGGAGNIAAGCLVKQMLVPIRLVAMVNSNDIVCRAVQKGDFSMATSVQQTLAPAIDIQDPYNMERVLWLLSGRNGPLVKGMFEEFQRSHHLPLTEQLHKELSGALCAGSVPDEGIVEAMQRCWQENRYLVCPHTAVAIWHHYHSPPTPGVNRCYVATASPAKFQAAVERAGLQLELPEAVRALESKPSRYTHLEHGDDWEARLRQRINAIAAARASGSRFYPAEPSP; encoded by the exons ATGCGGTACTGCAGCACCCGAGGAGGAACGCAGGGCTGGGACTTCAGGCAGGTGCTGTTCTCCGGCTACGCTCCTGACGGCGGCATGTTCATGCCCGAGACGGTGCCCGCGCTGACCCCCGAGACGCTGCGCTCCTGGGCACCCCTGTCCTACCCACAGCTGGTCTGCGAggtcctctccctcttcatcccaCAGCAGCTGGTCCCCAGGACTGACCTACAGG GCCTGATTTCAGATGCGCTGTCCAAGTTTGCGGTGCCGGGGGCGGTCAGCATAGCCAAGCTGAAGGACGGCCTGTCCATCCTGGAGCTGTTCCACGGGGAGACGCTGGCCTTCAAAGACCTGGCCATGACCTGCACCGTCCGCCTCCTGGAGTACTTCCTGCACAAGGAGAGCAGGAGGGCCACCATCCTCGTGG gcacgtCAGGGGACACGGGCGGCGCTGCCATCTGCAGTGCGGGGGGGCTGCGGGGGGTGGACATGGTGGTGGTGTTCCCCCGCGGCCGCATCACCCCCGTGCAGGAGCGCCAGATgaccacacacctgcaggacAACGTGCACGTGCTCGCAG CGGACGGGACGTCAGACGACATAGACGTTCCGCTGCGGCGCTTGTTTGCGGATCAGCAGCTGGTGCAGCAGCACGGGCTCATGAGCCTCAACTCCGTCAACATGGCGCGCATCCTGGCGCAGATCGCCCACTTCCTGTACGCCTACCTGCAGCTCAGCGGCATCCAGCAGACCCGCGCGGGGGAGCCCCTGCCCGtcctggaggtggtggtgcccACAGGTGGGGCGGGCAACATCGCAG ctggatGCCTTGTAAAGCAGATGTTAGTGCCAATACGTCTCGTTGCCATGGTGAACTCTAATGACATTGTGTGCCGTGCCGTCCAGAAGGGTGATTTCTCCATGGCAACCAGCGTCCAGCAGACCCTGGCCCCCGCCATAGACATCCAG gaccccTACAACATGGAGCGTGTGCTGTGGCTTCTGTCAGGGAGAAACGGGCCGCTGGTGAAAGGGATGTTTGAGGAGTTCCAGAGATCACACCACCTCCCCCTAACAGAGCAACTGCATAAGGAg ctgagcGGAGCCCTGTGTGCGGGCAGTGTTCCTGATGAGGGCATCGTGGAGGCCATGCAGCGCTGCTGGCAGGAGAACCGCTACCTGGTGTGCCCACACACTGCCGTCGCCATCTGGCACCACTACCACTCGCCACCCACCCCGGGGgtcaacag GTGCTATGTTGCCACGGCGTCCCCGGCTAAGTTCCAGGCGGCGGTGGAGAGGGCGGGGCTGCAGCTGGAGCTGCCGGAGGCCGTGCGCGCGCTGGAGTCCAAGCCGAGCcgctacacacacctggagcacGGCGACGACTGGGAGGCTCGTCTCCGCCAGCGCATCAACGCCATCGCAGCGGCCCGCGCCAGCGGCTCACGCTTCTACCCAGCAGAGCCGTCGCCATAG
- the fabp1a gene encoding fatty acid binding protein 1-A, liver, whose translation MAFAGKYQLETQENFEPFMKAIGLPDDLIQKGKDIKSISEIEQNGDHFKVTVTTGTKVMVNSFTIGQECELETLTGEKIKTVVHLNGNKLTVSLKSIESVTELSGDTITNTMTLGPIVYRRVSKRIS comes from the exons ATGGCCTTTGCTGGAAAATATCAGTTGGAAACCCAGGAGAACTTTGAGCCTTTTATGAAGGCCATTG GTCTCCCTGATGATCTGATTCAGAAGGGCAAGGACATCAAGAGCATCTCTGAGATCGAGCAGAACGGCGATCACTTCAAGGTTACCGTCACGACTGGTACCAAGGTCATGGTCAACTCCTTCACGATCGGGCAGGAGTGTGAGCTCGAGACCCTGACTGGAGAGAAgatcaag ACTGTTGTGCACCTGAATGGGAACAAGCTGACCGTGTCACTGAAGAGCATCGAGTCCGTCACGGAGTTGAGTGGAGACACCATTACCAAT ACCATGACCTTGGGGCCCATTGTGTACAGAAGAGTCAGCAAGCGCATCTCCTGA
- the smyd1a gene encoding histone-lysine N-methyltransferase SMYD1a codes for MTLEKLDPVEVFDAGSKGRGLRSTKAMVAGDVVFTEASYAAVVFDSLSLQVCHNCFRRQASPHRCAQCKFAHYCDRTCQRAAWDEHKRECNAIKTAGKAPKENIRLVARAMWRMQKYGGRVTDSQLTTLDLLQDHVSDMVDEDVKELQDDVKKFLEYWPKANRTVGTEYISHLLGVIKVNGFTLSDQRGLQAVGVGLFPNLCLVNHDCWPNCTVNLNHGNQSALDSALHSQRRIELRVLGPIKEGEELTVSYVDFLNLAQDRQKLLKKQYYFDCQCEHCAKGIKDDLMQATGHGEKKPTAEQVKEVTDFTIKALGKIEDARVIGDFEEVVKLCEECRHKQEGVLADTHLLHLRVLSTASEVLSFMQDFQQAAACASSMVHGYQKLYYPNNAKLGMAIMRAGVTNWHAGHIEEGHAMICQAFAILMITHGPQHPITKDLETMRSQTEMELKMFRQNEKAYQSVRKAALHGQPLTEPVKEQVHELMQAAQ; via the exons atgacgCTGGAGAAGCTCGACCCCGTGGAGGTGTTCGACGCCGGCTCTAAGGGCCGCGGCCTGCGCAGCACCAAGGCCATGGTGGCCGGGGACGTGGTCTTCACCGAGGCCAGCTACGCCGCCGTGGTCTTCGACAG TCTGTCTCTGCAGGTATGCCACAACTGCTTCCGTCGGCAGGCCAGCCCCCACCGCTGTGCCCAGTGCAAGTTTGCCCACTACTGCGACCGCACGTGCCAGCGGGCAGCCTGGGACGAACACAAGAGGGAGTGCAACGCCATCAAGACAGCGGGCAAGGCCCCTAAAGAGAACatccg CCTGGTGGCTCGTGCCATGTGGCGCATGCAGAAATACGGGGGTCGCGTGACGGACAGCCAGCTGACCACGCTGGACCTGCTGCAGGATCACGTGTCGGACATGGTGGACGAGGACGTGAAGGAGCTGCAAGACGATGTCAAGAAATTCCTGGAGTACTGGCCTAAGGCCAACCGGACCGTCGGTACAGAATACATCTCCCACCTTTTAGGAGTG ATTAAAGTGAACGGCTTCACCCTGAGTGACCAGAGGGGGCTCCAGGCGGTCGGTGTGGGTCTGTTCCCCAACCTGTGTCTGGTCAACCACGACTGCTGGCCCAACTGCACCGTCAACCTCAACCACGGCAA TCAGTCAGCTTTGGACTCCGCGTTACACTCCCAGAGAAG AATCGAGCTGCGTGTGCTGGGCCCGATCAAGGAAGGGGAGGAGCTAACCGTGTCCTACGTGGACTTCCTGAACCTGGCCCAGGACCGCCAGAAGCTGCTCAAGAAGCAGTACTACTTCGACTGCCAGTGCGAACACTGCGCCAAGGGCATCAAAGACGACCTCATGCAGGCCACCGGGCATGGGGAGAAGaag CCCACTGCAGAACAGGTCAAGGAGGTGACAGACTTCACCATTAAGGCTCTGGGCAAGATCGAGGACGCACGCGTCATTGGGGACTTTGAGGAG GTGGTGAAGTTGTGCGAGGAGTGCCGCCACAAACAGGAAGGAGTTCTGGCCGACACTCACCTGCTGCACCTGCGAGTCCTGAGCACGGCCAGTGAGGTGCTCTCCTTCATGCAGGACTTCCAGCAGGCCGCCGCCTGTGCCAGCAGCATGGTGCACGGATACCA GAAGCTGTACTATCCCAACAACGCCAAGCTGGGCATGGCCATCATGCGGGCCGGGGTGACCAACTGGCACGCGGGGCACATCGAGGAGGGCCACGCCATGATCTGCCAGGCCTTCGCCATCCTCATGATCACCCACGGGCCTCAGCACCCCATCACTAAAGACCTGGAG ACGATGCGCTCCCAGACGGAGATGGAGCTGAAGATGTTCCGGCAGAACGAGAAGGCGTACCAGAGCGTGAGGAAGGCAGCGCTGCACGGACAGCCACTCACCGAGCCCGTCAAGGAGCAGGTCCACGAGCTCATGCAGGCGGCCCAataa